The Nostoc sp. 'Lobaria pulmonaria (5183) cyanobiont' genome window below encodes:
- a CDS encoding restriction endonuclease-related protein, with protein MYFEDVREWQGTAEALTKELKCQIKHLELSIESPGLRTIRSWRTKQLLSQPKGQEFGFRQILEGLATALLLKKGWTLAAITQVLPSFPEDALERQIIAEAQGHHPRWLPAISATSLPLHTGHRPAMDLAEDAVVLLAQGILRQYDRVLPGREIVRQDDSMLPPELYQAMCKLGRLYIEEGQSDRAACVHTVLDNARYSLGCDRWQLGVFNQSDFRFSNVTLIDPDLRVPTSDCAEIANLSGAFGEDNVIEHRLYTDLCQATERLGGRRQHKAYTALRELFGRYSLIGERQLLDYLLENDLTPLQGMIIEKFFDSVPDIWLVDGLAHRCAHCGTLMRSHPNKKLFSQGRCPIRQCIGHNSPKVSEKLDPNDILRIAKPQILMYWTGPAIDELAIFDIAGQNKLNAELYPESDLCDVAINERAIGIDAKSYTSPVTLALRLNRSIGGLIHYRRRILAVSDRLIEDNLSYISTLISTLDKKGDPASLEVMSVSSVIDFLKKMPYANQT; from the coding sequence ATGTACTTTGAGGACGTGCGTGAGTGGCAGGGAACTGCGGAGGCTCTGACAAAGGAGCTAAAATGCCAGATTAAACACCTTGAACTGTCTATAGAATCACCTGGTCTTCGTACCATTCGCTCGTGGAGAACAAAACAACTTTTATCACAACCCAAAGGACAAGAATTTGGATTTCGGCAGATTTTGGAGGGATTGGCAACTGCCCTCCTATTGAAGAAAGGTTGGACACTTGCAGCAATTACTCAAGTTTTGCCTTCTTTTCCTGAAGATGCTTTAGAGAGGCAAATTATTGCAGAGGCTCAAGGACATCATCCCAGATGGCTACCTGCAATTTCAGCAACCTCTTTGCCTTTACATACAGGACACCGCCCAGCGATGGATCTGGCTGAAGATGCTGTGGTGTTACTTGCTCAGGGAATTCTTCGCCAATACGATCGGGTTCTCCCAGGTCGAGAAATTGTGCGCCAAGACGATAGTATGCTGCCACCTGAACTCTATCAAGCAATGTGCAAATTGGGTCGTCTATATATTGAAGAAGGACAAAGCGATCGCGCTGCCTGCGTGCATACTGTTTTAGATAACGCGCGATACTCTCTTGGTTGCGATCGTTGGCAGTTAGGGGTTTTTAACCAATCAGACTTTCGCTTTTCTAACGTTACCTTAATCGATCCAGATTTACGAGTACCTACTTCAGACTGTGCAGAGATTGCCAATCTGAGCGGGGCTTTTGGCGAAGATAATGTGATTGAGCATCGGTTATATACTGACTTATGCCAAGCAACTGAACGACTAGGCGGCCGTCGCCAACACAAAGCTTACACCGCTCTGCGGGAGTTATTTGGCAGGTACTCTCTGATAGGAGAACGGCAACTATTAGACTACTTGCTTGAAAATGACTTGACCCCTTTACAGGGAATGATTATTGAGAAATTCTTCGACTCAGTACCAGATATCTGGCTAGTTGATGGACTAGCACATCGCTGCGCCCACTGTGGCACACTGATGCGATCGCATCCCAACAAAAAACTTTTTTCACAAGGGCGCTGTCCAATTCGCCAGTGCATTGGCCACAACTCGCCAAAAGTATCTGAAAAACTAGATCCCAATGATATTTTACGAATTGCCAAGCCGCAAATTCTCATGTACTGGACAGGCCCAGCAATTGACGAATTAGCCATATTTGATATAGCCGGACAAAATAAGCTCAATGCTGAACTTTACCCGGAGTCTGATTTATGCGATGTGGCAATTAACGAACGGGCAATTGGAATTGATGCCAAATCTTACACAAGTCCTGTGACTCTGGCTTTGCGTCTCAATCGTAGTATTGGCGGGCTGATTCACTATCGCCGCCGCATTCTTGCTGTGAGCGATCGCTTAATTGAGGATAACCTAAGCTACATTTCTACTCTCATCTCAACATTAGATAAAAAGGGTGATCCCGCCAGTTTAGAAGTTATGTCGGTTTCCTCTGTAATTGATTTTTTAAAGAAGATGCCTTATGCGAACCAAACCTGA